ACCACGTAGAGGGTGACCGCCGGGTGTCGCTCACGGCCATGTTGCTAGTGACCTATGGCGTGGGTGCCAGTGTCGGGCCGTTGCTGGCAGGTGTGGTCATGAAGATGTTTGGCAGCCACATGCTGTATGCGTTTTTCAGTGTGTGCGCGTTGATCCTGGTGTGGCGCATTCGGCCAAAAGCGGTGACCAACCTGCATCAGGTGGACGATGCACCGCTGCATCACGTGGCGATGCCCGACAGTATGTCCAGCTCTCCGTTGGTGGCTGCGCTTGATCCTCGGGTGGATGAGCAGGTGGTGCAAGACCAGATGCAAACCACCGTGCCAGAGGCTGAGGACGAACCGGAGCAATCGCCGGTGGAGTCGCCGGCCGCCGAAACTGAGCCTGAACCCGAGCATCCAGATCCGGACGACCACCCCCACGACTTGAGCAGGGCGCGCCCCTGAATGCAAAAACGGGCAGATCCCATCAGGATCTGCCCGTTTATTTGTCGCGATCTTTAGCTTTAAAAATCGTCGTCTTTGTCGAAGCGTCGTGCTTCACGCTGCAGTTGGTACACGAATCGCTCGACCTGGCGTTGTACCAGGCCACTCATATTGTGGAAGCGAACACCCGCAAATGTGGTGTTGATCTTCTCTTCGAAGTGCAGGTAACGCAGTTCGACAGATGTGGTCATGCTGCCAAAGGGCAGGGCGGCGATAAAGCGGTCGTAGACCTGGCCCAGTTGCAGGCGCTCGGAGATATCCCCTTCAAAGCGCAGTTTGCAGCCGGTGGCGGATATATCCAGCAGCTTGCCAGCAATGGGAGCCTTTAGTTTCTCGCCGCCTATTTCGATATTCACCAGTTGGGCCAGCTTCAGGGCTGCGCGGAAGGCGTTGCGGCGCTGATGGTAGACCACCTCGTCGGGCATGCTGCCGGTATAGATGCGGTGACCGTCTTTTCGCTGACGGTCATGGTGCCGCTGCTTTCCCAGGCAACGCGTACGCCTTCGTGGAAGCCTTCGATGCGGAAGGGTTCGCCGTTCTCAAGGTGGCGTTCGCCGTCGCGGGGGATCATCTCGTCCAGGGCCACGGTACCGCTGTCGCGATCAACGTCCACCAGGTAACTCTGGAAGCGCTGGCTGCGTTCGTGGAAGGTAATGATCAGCGGGTCATGGCTTTCTTGCAGCATCCGCAAGGTGCTGGCGATTTCCAGAGGCGTGGTGAGGACCTTGGGTGGCTGCGGTGCATCTTCCGCATTAAGGGCGTTGAACACGGTTCTTCCATCTCCAGACAAAATACAACTACACGCAAGAGCCAGCATTTTGCCAGCATGTAACACGCCTTGGATAGGCCGCGCTGTAAACGGGTGTCAGGCTTGGCTGCGGGTGCTTGGTTTGACCAGGCGTGAGGTGGAGCCTTGGGCGTTATACAGCGCCGGAGGCTCTCCGCCGTGAAGTATACGCAACTGGTTGGCGGTCGTAGCTTGCTGAATCTGGATCGACTGACCGTTGAGCAGGTTGGCTTCCTGGCACTGGGCGAGCAAAGGTTGAGTTCTTTGCTCTGCGCCAGCAATTGATCGCCGACCGAGGAGTGACTGGCCAATTGCGCCAGACCGTCGTGGTCTGCCGGCAGGCCGAGGCTGATGAGGATCTGGCTGCGTTTTTTGCCGTGCTGTTCAAGCAGCACAATCAGTGACTGCTTGCGCGCCAGAATGTCTTCCAGTAGGGGCATGTCACGGCCGTAAAGCGCCAGGGATTCTTCCTTGAGCAGCTCAAGCAAGTGTTGGGTCGGCGCTAGATCATCAATGATCAGTTGAAGCAGATTTTCGTCGTGATGCATGGCTGGCCTTGGGGTTTAAGCGTCCAAAAGCCCGGCGCAGGCCTTTGCCTAGCGCTCGGCTTCGAAATTAAGCAGCTTGCTGGCTACACGGTTGCTGTCGACTTTATAGCTGCCATCGGCGATAGCCTGTTTCAACTCGGCCACGCGGGCTTTGTTGACAACCGGTTGATCGCGCAGCGAGTCAGTGACCTTCTGCAACTGTTGAGCCTCATTGCTCAGGTGTACGGATTCCCCGCTCTGGCTGGCGCTGGCCTGTTCTGCCTTGACGGGCAGGGCCTGTGGCTTGGCCTCTGCGCTGTCCTTGGCACCCGTGGTGCGCGTACTGCCGGGCAAAGCCTGGGAATTATTTAAACGGCTGAAATCGATGACCATGATAAAAAAACCTCTGGGTATTTGGACGCTTGCCATGTTTTCGGCCATACCCGGACAAACTTTAGGCTCGATTGACAATAAACTGCACAGGCCGACATCCAGTCGACAGTGTAGGAAAAGCTGGCGCCTGATACCAGTAGTCTATAAAGCCACCTCGACTTGGCCAGGTGCTGTCACCCGTGCCTTGATCACGCGATTGGAATTAAGGTTCTTCACGCGGATCTGCTCACTCATGCCGCCGTTGGACAGCGCTTCCCCCGGCATTTTCACGTTCAGCGCACCGCTGCTGGCGGAAATCACCACTTGATCACCCTTGCGAATGACTTCGGCCTGCTCCAGATGCACCAGCGTGATGACTTGGTCGGTGACCACTGGTCGGGTCAATTTTTGCCCGACAGCCTGGTCCAGTGACGTCAAATAGCCCTGGTTGATCATGCTGATGTCTCGCTCACGCAGCACAACATCGTCGAAACCGATGATGCCGGTGCGTTTCAGCGGACGAGCCACAACCACTACATCGCGAAACAGCTTCACCTGCGCCGGCACAAACACGGTCCAGGGGGACGCGCCCTCGCAGCGTACTTTCACCGTCACGCGGCCGATGGGTTGGGCGGGGCTTTCCAGGGACGCTGTCAATTCCTTGTCGCACATTGGCATGCGCAGGCGTGGGTCCAACTGGCTGACCTGGATTTCATAACGCCCAGGCGTCTGGGTGGTCGCCAGATAATCTTCTACAGTGAACTCAAGAAAGCCCTGAGTGACGCCGATAAGTAGATCAGGCAAGGTGACGTTGTCTGCGCGGGCCGTGGTGCCGAGGCTCAACGCGAGCAACGCCAGCGGTGCGCAGAGCAATCTACGGTACCGTGGTAATTGAAGGCGTCGGGAAACTGTCGTTTTAATATCCATAGCCAACAAATAGCAAAGCTCGTGCCGTTTAGTGTTGGGGGCGCGCTGTCCTCTAGGTATGGCTCAAGGTTTTAGCGTAGGAGTAAAGGCATGGCAGGTGTAATGGATTCAGTAAACCAGCGCACACAGCTGGTAGGGCAGAATCGCCTGGAGTTGTTGCTTTTTCGCCTGGACGGCAAGCAGTTATATGGCATCAACGTGTTCAAGGTGCGGGAGGTGCTGCAATGCCCCAAGCTGACGATCATGCCCAAATCCAGCCCGGTGGTGTGCGGCGTGGCCAATATCCGCGGCGCGACCATTCCGATTCTTGATCTGGCGCTGGCCACTGGCTCGCCCGCGTTGCAGGATCGCCAGAATCCCTTCGTGATCATCACTGAATACAACACCAAGACCCAGGGTTTCCTGGTGCGCTCGGTGGAACGTATCGTCAACATGAACTGGGAAGAAATTCATCCACCACCCAAGGGCACTGGCCGCGACCACTACCTCACGGCGGTGACGCGCGTTGATAACCAATTGGTGGAAATCATCGATGTGGAGAAGATCCTCGCCGAAGTCGCTCCCACCTCGGAATCGATTTCCGTGGGCGTGGTGGATGCCGAGACCGCACACAAGGCGATCTCCCTGCGCGTGCTGACGGTGGATGACTCGTCGGTGGCCCGCAAGCAGGTAACCCGTTGCCTGCAAACGGTCGGCGTCGAGGTTGTAGCCCTCAACGATGGTCGCCAGGCGTTGGATTACCTGCGCAAGTTGGCGGACGACGGCAAAAAGCCGGAAGAAGAGTTCTTGATGATGATCTCCGACATCGAAATGCCGGAAATGGACGGTTACACGCTCACGGCCGAGATACGCAACGATCCACGCATGCAAAAATTGCATATCATCCTGCATACTTCGTTGTCGGGTGTATTCAACCAGGCGATGGTCAAGAAGGTCGGCGCTGATGACTTTTTGGCCAAATTCCGGCCGGATGACCTGGCAGCCCGGGTAGTCGACCGGATCAAGGCAGCAGATCACGGCTAGGGGGATTTCCCCTGGCGGTCACACGATTTAAGAGGCGGTATCATTGTCTACGGGTAATTTGGATTTCGAACAATTCCGGGTCTTCCTGGAAAAAGCCTGTGGCATATTGCTCGGTGAAAACAAGCAGTACCTGGTATCCAGCCGTCTCAACAAGCTGATGGAACAGCAGGGCATCAAGTCGTTGGGCGAATTGGTCCAGCGTATCCAGGGCCAGCCGCGCAGCGGGCTCAAGGAAATGGTGGTGGATGCCATGACCACCAACGAAACCCTGTGGTTTCGCGATACCTATCCCTTTGAAGTGCTCAAGAGCAAGGTGCTGCCGGAAGCCATCAAGGCCAGCCCGGGCCAGCGCCTGCGCATCTGGTCGGCGGCCTGTTCTTCGGGGCAGGAACCGTACTCGATCTCGATGTCCATCGATGAGTTCGAACGGACCAACATGGGGCAGTTGAAGGCGGGTGCGCAAATCGTTGCCACCGACTTGTCAGGCACCATGCTTACCAACTGCAAGACCGGCGAGTACGACAGCTTGGCGCTGGGCCGAGGTCTGTCCCAAGAGCGCCTGCAACGTTACTTCGATCCGAAAGGGGCCGGGCGATGGGCGGTCAAGGCGCCGATCAAGAGTCGCGTGGAGTTCCGTTCGTTCAACCTGCTCGACAGCTATGCCAGCTTGGGCAAGTTCGACATGGTGTTCTGCCGCAACGTGCTGATCTATTTCTCGGCCGAGGTGAAGAAAGACATCCTGTTGCGGATCCACGGCACTCTCAAGCGTGGTGGCTATTTGTTCCTCGGCGCTTCTGAAGCGCTGAACGGTCTGCCGGATCATTACCAGATGGTGCAGTGCAGCCCTGGGATCATCTACCAGGCTAAGTAAGTCGAGTTCACTCGGTCAAAATGTGGGAGCTGGCAAACCAGCTCCCACATTTTTTGCGGCAATCCTTCCTCGGGCGGCAATCCCCCATTGCCGCTTTACTGGCGCCACGCGGAAACACGTTGCCGCTTTTCTGGCATTGCCGCCGGCAATCGCCCCTCAAACCCTTTAAATTCGGGCCCTCCATAACCTGGCACACACCTTGCTATAACCCTGTTAATGAAAAGCAGGTCAGCCTAAAGGTTTCCGCCATGAGCATCAGCTTCGATAAAGCGCTCGGTATCCACGAACAAGCCCTGGGCTTCCGCGCCCAGCGTGCCGAAGTCCTGGCCAACAACATTGCCAACGCCGACACCCCGAACTACAAGGCTCGGGACCTGGACTTCTCCGCCGTGCTCGCCGCACAGCAGGACAAGACCAAGAACGGCACCTTCGCCTTGAACATGACCAACAGCCGTCATATCAAAGCGCAAGGCCTGAGCAATGGTGACGAGTCGTTGCTGTACCGCACGCCGATGCAGCCGTCGATCGACCAGAACACCGTCGACGCCCAGTTGGAGCAATCGGCCTACGCCGAGAACTCGGTGAACTTCCAGGCCAGCTTCACCCTGCTCAACAGCAAATTCAAAGGGCTGATGTCAGCCCTGCGTGGAGAGTAAGCCATGTCCCTGTCCAGTGTTTTCAATATTGCCGGTAGTGGCATGAGCGCTCAGACCACCCGTCTGAACACCGTCGCCAGTAACATCGCCAACGCCGAAACCGTGTCTTCGAGCATTGACCAGACTTACCGCGCTCGTCATCCCGTGTTCGCCACCATGTTCCAGGCTGGCCAGAACGGCGGCAGCGATTCGCTGTTCCAGGACCAGGGCAATGCCGGTTCCGGTGTGCAGGTGCTTGGCGTGGTCGAAGACCAGAGCAACCTCGAAGCCCGTTACGAGCCCAACCATCCCGCCGCGAACGAAAAGGGTTATGTCTACTACCCCAACGTCAACGTGGTCGAGGAAATGGCCGACATGATTTCCGCCAGCCGTTCGTTCCAGACCAACGCGGAAATGATGAACACCGCCAAAACCATGATGCAGAAGGTCCTGACCCTGGGTCAGTGATAAGGGGCACCGAATAATGGCCATTGTTGATACCTCATCAACCAACACCGCGGTCCAGGACCTTTTCAACAGCAAGGTCAAGACTGCGACCGACAACGTCGCAAGCGCCTCCAGCGCCGCCACGGGTAACCAGTCGCTGGGCAAGGACGCGTTCCTGCAACTGCTGGTGACTCAGCTGAAAAACCAGAACCCGCTGTCGCCTCAAGACAACGGTGCATTCGTGGCCCAGTTGGCGCAGTTCAGCAGCCTGGAAGGCATCAACACCCTGAACGACTCGGTGAATGCGATTTCCAGCAACTTCAGCTCGTCGCAAGCGCTGCAGGCTTCGTCGTTGGTGGGTCGTTCGATCATCACCCAGACCGACAAGGCCCTGGTGGATACGAGCAAGAGCATGACCGGGTCGGTGGCGGTGACGTCGGCAGTTGGCAACGTCTCCATCAAGATCACCGACAAAGACGGCAACGTGGTGCGCACCATCGACATGGGTGCCCAGAACGCCGGGAATTCGGACTTTATCTGGGACGGCAAAAACGACGCGGGTGAGGTTGCTCCAGCGGGTACCTACACCTTCGCGGCCACCACCAAGAATGACAAGGGCGACGCGGTTGCCCTGGCCACTTCGCTGCCAGCTACGGTCACCAGCGTGACCTTGAGCAAGACCGGCGGCGAAATGTTGCTGAACCTGGCAGGCGGCATGGGCAGCGTCAAGCTGTCGCAAATTCAGACTATCGGTACATAGAGCCGGCTAAATACGGCAGAGGGAGAGAAACATGTCTTTTAACATCGGCCTTAGCGGCCTCTATGCGGCCAACAAACAACTGGACGTGACCGGCAACAACATCGCCAACGTCGCGACCACTGGCTTCAAATCGTCCCGTGCGGAATTCGCCGACATCTACGCGGCGTCCAAACTGGGCACCGGCCAGAACAGCATCGGTAACGGTGTGAACCTGGCGGCAGTGTCCCAGCAGTTCACCCAAGGTGATGTGAACAACAGCGGCGGTATCCTGGACATGGCGATCCAGGGCGGTGGCTTCTTCGTACAGAAGGCCAGCGACGGCTCGCTGGAGTACACCCGTAGCGGTGCTTTCCGTGCCGACAAAGACGGCTACATCACCAACAACACCGGCACTTCGCGCCTGCAAGGTTATGCGGCAGACGAGAACGGTAAAATCGTCAAGGGCGGCCTGGTCGACCTGCAGCTGAACTTGGCGAACCTGCCGCCGAAGGCATCCACCAAGGTGGATTCCACCAGTAACCTGAACTCCTCGGACCTGCCGATCGATCAGACACTGCACCCGTTTGATCCAACCAAGACCGACAGTTTCAACACCCAGTACTCCACCACGCTCTACGACACCCAGGGCAATGCCCACTCGATGGTGCAGTACATGGTCAAGACGGGTTCCAATACTTGGGACTCCTACACGTTGATTGACGGTCGTAACCCGGACGGCTCGGCGATCAGCGGCGCCGATCCTAGCGACCATACGGTGCCTGTGCCGTCCACCTTGACCTTTGATGGTTCCGGCAAGCTCACCAAAATCGTGGGTGCCAACGTCACCGGTACCACGATGACCATTGACGATTGGAAGCCGGGTAGCATGGTCAATGGCACCTGGACGAGCAATGGCGCTGATGCCAACAAAGACGGGATTGCCGTCAACATGGGCAACATCACCCAGTACAACTCGGCCAGCTACCGTAACCCTCCGGTCACCGATGGCTACGCCACCGGCCAGATCACTGGCCTGAAAATCGACGGCAGCGGCGTGCTGTTCGCCACTTTCAGCAACCAGCAGAGCAAGGCCATCGGCCAGATCTCTCTGGCCAGCTTCAACAACGAACAGGGCCTGCAGCCAGCCGGCGGCACCACCTGGAGAGAGACTTTCGCCTCGGGTCAGCCAGGCTTTGACAGCCCGCAAGCGGGTACTTTGGGTTCGATCGTGGCCAACTCCCTGGAGAACTCCAACGTCAACCTGACCAACGAGCTGGTGGACCTGATCAAGGCCCAGAGCAACTATCAGGCGAACGCCAAGACTATCTCTACCCAGAGCACCATCATGCAGACCATCATCCAGATGACCTGATGCGGTAGCGCTCACAAGAAGCCCCTCGCACGAGGGGCTTTTTTGTGGGCGTGTAGTGAGCGGGCTTGCCCCGCGCTGGGTGGCGAAGCCGCCCTAAACCCAGGCAACTCGGTCTTCCTAAAACACTGCGGCGGTCTTATTGGGGTGGCTCCGCCACCCAGCGCGGGGCAAGCCCGCTCACTACAGTGCGGGCAAAGAAAACCCCGGCAAACCCAAAGGGCTTGGCGGGGGTTCGTTTACCAGCTCAGCTTATTGGCAAGCTTCGCAATCCGGCTCGTCAATTGCGCAGGCCTTTGGCACGGGGGCCGGGCCGGCTGGAGCGGCGAGTACCGAGTCATCACCGTGGTTGCCGCCGCTGGAAACAGCGTTCAGCTTGCCGGTGTTGATGGTCGATTTCTCGGTGCTGGTCGCAGCCAGGGCACGGAGGTAGTAAGTGGTTTTCAGGCCACGGTACCAAGCCATGCGGTAGGTCACGTCCAGCTTCTTGCCCGAAGCGCCGGCGATGTACAGGTTCAGCGACTGAGCCTGGTCGATCCACTTCTGACGACGGCTGGCGGCGTCAACGATCCACTTAGTGTCCACTTCGAACGCAGTCGCGTAGAGCTCTTTGAGTTCTTGCGGGATGCGTTCGATCTGCTGCACGGAACCGTCGTAGTACTTCAGGTCGTTGATCATGACCGAGTCCCACAGGCCGCGGGCCTTGAGGTCGCGAACCAGGTACGGGTTGATCACGGTGAATTCGCCCGACAGGTTCGATTTCACATACAGGTTCTGGTAGGTCGGTTCGATCGACTGCGATACGCCGGTGATGTTGGCGATGGTGGCGGTCGGTGCAATGGCCATGATGTTGGAGTTACGAATACCTTTTTGCACACGGGCACGTACCGGTGCCCAGTCCAGGGTTTCGTTCAGGTCAACGTCGATGTACTTCTGGCCACGGGCTTCGATCAGGATCTGTTGCGAATCCAGCGGCAGGATGCCCTTGGACCACAGCGAACCCTGGAACGTCTCGTAGGCGCCGCGCTCGTCGGCCAGGTCGCAGGAAGCCTGGATCGCGTAGTAGCTGACCGCTTCCATGGACTTGTCGGCGAACTCGACCGCAGCATCCGAACCGTAAGGAATGTGCTGCAGGTACAGCGCGTCCTGGAAGCCCATGATGCCCAGTCCCACTGGACGGTGCTTGAAGTTGAGTTCTGCGCCTGTGGCACCGAGTAGTAGTTGATGTCGATAACGTTATCGAGCATGCGAACGGCGGTGTTGACGGTGCGTTCCAGTTTGGCGGTGTCCAGCTTGCCGTTGACGATGTGGTTCGGCAGGTTGATCGAGCCCAGGTTGCAAACGGCGATCTCGTCCTTGTTGGTGTTCAAGGTGATCTCGGTGCACAGGTTCGAGCTGTGGACCACGCCCACGTGCTGCTGCGGGCTGCGCAGGTTGCACGGGTCTTTGAAGGTCAGCCATGGGTGGCCGGTTTCAAACAGCATGGACAGCATTTTGCGCCACAGGTCTTTGGCCTGGATGGTCTTGAACAGCTTGATCTTGCCAGGGTACTGAGCCAGGGCTTCGTAGTACTCGTAGCGCTCTTCGAAGGCCTTGCCGGTCAGGTCGTGCAGGTCCGGAACTTCGGATGGCGAGAACAGGGTCCATTGGCCGTCATCGAAGACACGCTTCATGAACAGGTCAGGGATCCAGTTGGCGGTGTTCATGTCGTGGGTGCGACGACGGTCATCACCGGTGTTCTTGCGCAGCTCGATGAACTCTTCAATGTCCATGTGCCAGGTTTCCAGGTAGGCACACACAGCGCCTTTGCGCTTGCCACCCTGGTTCACGGCTACAGCGGTGTCATTCACCACTTTCAGGAACGGTACAACGCCCTGGGACTTGCCGTTGGTGCCCTTGATGTACGAACCCAGTGCGCGC
The Pseudomonas poae DNA segment above includes these coding regions:
- the flgC gene encoding flagellar basal body rod protein FlgC, encoding MSLSSVFNIAGSGMSAQTTRLNTVASNIANAETVSSSIDQTYRARHPVFATMFQAGQNGGSDSLFQDQGNAGSGVQVLGVVEDQSNLEARYEPNHPAANEKGYVYYPNVNVVEEMADMISASRSFQTNAEMMNTAKTMMQKVLTLGQ
- the flgA gene encoding flagellar basal body P-ring formation protein FlgA; protein product: MDIKTTVSRRLQLPRYRRLLCAPLALLALSLGTTARADNVTLPDLLIGVTQGFLEFTVEDYLATTQTPGRYEIQVSQLDPRLRMPMCDKELTASLESPAQPIGRVTVKVRCEGASPWTVFVPAQVKLFRDVVVVARPLKRTGIIGFDDVVLRERDISMINQGYLTSLDQAVGQKLTRPVVTDQVITLVHLEQAEVIRKGDQVVISASSGALNVKMPGEALSNGGMSEQIRVKNLNSNRVIKARVTAPGQVEVAL
- the flgB gene encoding flagellar basal body rod protein FlgB, which codes for MSISFDKALGIHEQALGFRAQRAEVLANNIANADTPNYKARDLDFSAVLAAQQDKTKNGTFALNMTNSRHIKAQGLSNGDESLLYRTPMQPSIDQNTVDAQLEQSAYAENSVNFQASFTLLNSKFKGLMSALRGE
- a CDS encoding protein-glutamate O-methyltransferase CheR gives rise to the protein MSTGNLDFEQFRVFLEKACGILLGENKQYLVSSRLNKLMEQQGIKSLGELVQRIQGQPRSGLKEMVVDAMTTNETLWFRDTYPFEVLKSKVLPEAIKASPGQRLRIWSAACSSGQEPYSISMSIDEFERTNMGQLKAGAQIVATDLSGTMLTNCKTGEYDSLALGRGLSQERLQRYFDPKGAGRWAVKAPIKSRVEFRSFNLLDSYASLGKFDMVFCRNVLIYFSAEVKKDILLRIHGTLKRGGYLFLGASEALNGLPDHYQMVQCSPGIIYQAK
- a CDS encoding flagellar hook protein FlgE, whose product is MSFNIGLSGLYAANKQLDVTGNNIANVATTGFKSSRAEFADIYAASKLGTGQNSIGNGVNLAAVSQQFTQGDVNNSGGILDMAIQGGGFFVQKASDGSLEYTRSGAFRADKDGYITNNTGTSRLQGYAADENGKIVKGGLVDLQLNLANLPPKASTKVDSTSNLNSSDLPIDQTLHPFDPTKTDSFNTQYSTTLYDTQGNAHSMVQYMVKTGSNTWDSYTLIDGRNPDGSAISGADPSDHTVPVPSTLTFDGSGKLTKIVGANVTGTTMTIDDWKPGSMVNGTWTSNGADANKDGIAVNMGNITQYNSASYRNPPVTDGYATGQITGLKIDGSGVLFATFSNQQSKAIGQISLASFNNEQGLQPAGGTTWRETFASGQPGFDSPQAGTLGSIVANSLENSNVNLTNELVDLIKAQSNYQANAKTISTQSTIMQTIIQMT
- the flgD gene encoding flagellar hook assembly protein FlgD, which translates into the protein MAIVDTSSTNTAVQDLFNSKVKTATDNVASASSAATGNQSLGKDAFLQLLVTQLKNQNPLSPQDNGAFVAQLAQFSSLEGINTLNDSVNAISSNFSSSQALQASSLVGRSIITQTDKALVDTSKSMTGSVAVTSAVGNVSIKITDKDGNVVRTIDMGAQNAGNSDFIWDGKNDAGEVAPAGTYTFAATTKNDKGDAVALATSLPATVTSVTLSKTGGEMLLNLAGGMGSVKLSQIQTIGT
- a CDS encoding chemotaxis protein CheV yields the protein MAGVMDSVNQRTQLVGQNRLELLLFRLDGKQLYGINVFKVREVLQCPKLTIMPKSSPVVCGVANIRGATIPILDLALATGSPALQDRQNPFVIITEYNTKTQGFLVRSVERIVNMNWEEIHPPPKGTGRDHYLTAVTRVDNQLVEIIDVEKILAEVAPTSESISVGVVDAETAHKAISLRVLTVDDSSVARKQVTRCLQTVGVEVVALNDGRQALDYLRKLADDGKKPEEEFLMMISDIEMPEMDGYTLTAEIRNDPRMQKLHIILHTSLSGVFNQAMVKKVGADDFLAKFRPDDLAARVVDRIKAADHG
- the flgM gene encoding flagellar biosynthesis anti-sigma factor FlgM, whose product is MVIDFSRLNNSQALPGSTRTTGAKDSAEAKPQALPVKAEQASASQSGESVHLSNEAQQLQKVTDSLRDQPVVNKARVAELKQAIADGSYKVDSNRVASKLLNFEAER